Proteins from a genomic interval of Providencia stuartii:
- a CDS encoding cyanate transporter has product MSERQTASLGLVLTIVLVGINLRPFMTGPGPLIDGIMQTTGMTYQGISLLTLLPMLLMGIGALIVPALNQRLGERLGISLAMLLLFIGSLCRLFVADSAQLLITAFICGVGAAYIQAVFPGLIKLRFPQKMAAMTGLYSAMLMAGGAIGAQLTPLIANFSCHEAIPSCTHESGHWQAALAWMALPALFALFAIIANIRSSASHQHAGKGAVLQFLTKPRAWLLMVGFGLVNAGYGSVVTWLAPFFIEQGMSSAKSGSLVALLSVFQALSALLIPVLASHNIDRRFWLVVTLCSQAIGFAGLVVFPHSVPFLWVCLIGIGLGGCFALSIITSLDHLPHPASAGALTSLMQAGGFIIAAFGPFFAAWLHEISQSFAWVWGAHILMILITLFLFLRLNPKHYAKLFSIK; this is encoded by the coding sequence ATGAGTGAACGTCAAACAGCATCGCTGGGTTTAGTACTGACAATCGTATTGGTCGGGATTAATTTAAGGCCGTTTATGACCGGCCCCGGCCCACTGATTGATGGCATTATGCAAACGACGGGGATGACTTATCAAGGTATTTCATTACTCACCTTATTGCCTATGCTATTAATGGGAATAGGAGCCTTAATTGTTCCTGCGCTTAACCAAAGGCTGGGAGAGCGCTTAGGTATTAGTCTGGCAATGTTATTGTTGTTCATCGGTTCCTTATGCCGCTTATTTGTTGCTGACAGTGCGCAATTGCTCATAACGGCTTTTATTTGTGGTGTCGGAGCCGCTTATATTCAAGCCGTTTTTCCTGGATTAATTAAATTACGTTTTCCACAAAAAATGGCCGCAATGACAGGGCTTTATTCGGCGATGTTGATGGCAGGGGGAGCAATAGGTGCACAATTAACTCCCCTTATTGCTAATTTCTCATGTCATGAAGCGATACCATCTTGCACTCATGAGTCTGGTCATTGGCAAGCCGCTTTAGCGTGGATGGCATTACCCGCTTTATTTGCTTTATTCGCCATTATTGCCAATATACGCTCTTCAGCTTCTCATCAACATGCTGGAAAAGGGGCAGTTTTGCAGTTTTTAACAAAACCAAGAGCATGGTTGCTTATGGTTGGCTTTGGTCTTGTTAATGCGGGATATGGTTCAGTCGTAACATGGTTAGCCCCCTTTTTTATTGAACAAGGTATGAGTAGTGCAAAAAGTGGTTCACTTGTCGCTTTATTGAGTGTATTTCAAGCATTATCGGCTTTGTTAATCCCTGTTTTAGCTTCCCATAATATTGATCGTCGATTTTGGTTGGTGGTAACGCTATGTAGCCAAGCAATTGGTTTTGCAGGTTTAGTGGTATTTCCTCATTCAGTGCCTTTTTTATGGGTTTGTTTAATCGGTATAGGGCTGGGTGGGTGTTTTGCACTAAGTATTATTACGTCTCTTGATCATTTGCCTCATCCTGCAAGCGCTGGCGCGTTAACCTCTCTGATGCAAGCTGGTGGATTTATTATTGCGGCCTTTGGTCCTTTCTTTGCCGCATGGCTACATGAAATCAGCCAAAGTTTCGCTTGGGTATGGGGCGCACATATCTTAATGATATTAATAACATTATTTCTTTTTTTGCGTCTTAATCCAAAACATTACGCTAAGCTATTCAGTATCAAATAG
- a CDS encoding helix-turn-helix domain-containing protein codes for MQQCSEDKLNQAHSHREDYSIGAFIRISRGEFVIPHDLGIDEEQQAGLKLVAIHQGAMGCRSSSGHNVEVNSPSLILSGSQKSYQLCNLFRACQPMKYTMIDISPEWLEQHQLVLPDSCYPSHKAQLRHFAIPASVLAMTQQLFTCPTHPSLHQLYLGAKVTEITALCLHHFLHEPVQTAPKLRQREIDNLHMAKAILMQELESPPSLDVLAKRVGMNTRKLTQGFRQLFGNSIYGWLQEYRLDTAYQLLTVHDANISTIAYQVGYTPAHFSVAFRKRFGLSPNQLKKR; via the coding sequence ATGCAGCAGTGTTCTGAAGACAAACTTAATCAAGCTCATTCCCATCGTGAAGATTACTCGATTGGTGCTTTTATCAGGATCAGTCGTGGTGAGTTTGTGATCCCGCATGATCTTGGGATTGATGAAGAACAACAGGCAGGCCTGAAGTTAGTGGCCATACATCAAGGTGCAATGGGTTGTCGTAGCAGCTCTGGACATAATGTCGAAGTGAATTCACCCTCATTGATACTCTCTGGCAGCCAGAAAAGCTATCAGTTATGCAACCTGTTTCGCGCCTGCCAACCAATGAAATATACAATGATTGATATTTCACCTGAGTGGCTTGAACAGCATCAATTAGTTTTGCCTGATAGCTGCTATCCCTCTCATAAAGCTCAACTACGCCATTTCGCGATCCCTGCGAGTGTATTAGCGATGACGCAGCAGCTATTTACTTGTCCAACCCATCCTTCGTTACACCAACTTTATTTAGGTGCCAAGGTAACTGAAATTACTGCGCTGTGTTTACATCATTTTTTACATGAGCCAGTACAAACAGCCCCAAAATTACGCCAACGTGAGATTGATAATCTACACATGGCAAAAGCTATTTTGATGCAAGAGTTAGAATCCCCTCCAAGTTTGGATGTATTAGCTAAGCGTGTTGGCATGAATACGCGTAAGTTGACCCAAGGCTTCCGCCAGTTATTTGGTAATAGTATTTATGGTTGGTTACAGGAGTATCGTTTAGATACCGCGTATCAATTGTTAACGGTGCATGACGCCAACATTTCGACCATCGCCTATCAGGTTGGTTATACCCCAGCCCATTTCTCTGTTGCATTTCGTAAGCGTTTTGGTCTCTCGCCAAATCAACTCAAAAAACGTTAG
- a CDS encoding TonB-dependent siderophore receptor, whose amino-acid sequence MLSVHHSQRLSGLKLAPCALFLATAPWAFSVGAEESSQSKHDVMQVTTLSSVDDDYVEPGVTTLGKIALKPREVAQSVSVIDREQIEKQNLQTLDDVMQRATGVTSAPYVKLTTAYYVRGFQIDSFEIDGVPALLGNMASSPQDMAVYERVEILRGSNGLLHGMGNPAATVNMVRKHAPKEDMAKLSLTAGSWNRYRGEADVGGLLNESGSVRGRFVMAWEDKDFFYDVSDQKTRLMYATVDADLTPDTLLRVGAQYQTIDSVTNMAGVPMGKDGSDLHLPRKTYLDVDWDRFKWDTTRTFAAIEHQINDDWQYKLNTEYQHVNARLIYAGAWGNIDPETGDGAMLMGGAYKFRNEQISLDTSLNGKVEGWGQKHDVIMGVNYSHASEKQYSAEFDPALNVPVNVYRWDPHSVPKPKIGQYSSPGATKTTQKGVYGMGRIKVVEPVTVIIGARDSWWELKSPSAKFTENGRITPYGGVIWDFAKDWSWYSSYSTVYQPQTAKTWSGKMLKPVEGQTLETGIKAGLLNGSVNLSGAVYQIDIKNNPQIDPDHPTGGFDNYFISGGKVRSQGFELEGVGYITPFWDVSVGYTYTDTKYRDDSQNKGNAYNTLTPRHMLRVWTNYDLPWDERKWSVGGGMQAQSAYSTTNGNVTLRQGGYALFNARLGYQIDETWTAAVNLNNIFDRRYYSGLFSPQWNNRYGDPRNVMLTVKADF is encoded by the coding sequence ATGTTGTCTGTTCATCACTCTCAGCGCTTATCAGGGCTCAAATTAGCGCCCTGTGCATTGTTTTTGGCAACTGCACCGTGGGCCTTTTCAGTCGGGGCAGAAGAAAGCTCTCAATCTAAACATGATGTTATGCAAGTCACTACCCTATCGAGTGTTGATGATGACTATGTTGAGCCGGGTGTCACTACATTAGGAAAAATAGCCTTAAAGCCAAGAGAAGTGGCGCAATCGGTCAGTGTGATTGATCGTGAACAAATCGAAAAACAAAACTTACAAACGCTTGATGACGTTATGCAAAGGGCGACAGGGGTGACAAGTGCCCCTTATGTGAAGTTGACTACCGCTTATTATGTGCGCGGCTTCCAGATTGACTCTTTTGAAATTGATGGTGTTCCGGCATTGCTCGGTAATATGGCCAGCTCTCCACAGGATATGGCGGTCTATGAGCGTGTTGAGATTTTACGTGGCTCCAATGGGTTGCTTCACGGTATGGGCAACCCTGCTGCGACAGTCAATATGGTACGTAAGCATGCGCCAAAAGAGGACATGGCAAAACTCAGTTTAACGGCCGGGAGTTGGAATCGTTATCGGGGTGAGGCCGATGTAGGTGGCTTGCTTAATGAGTCGGGGAGTGTTCGCGGACGCTTTGTTATGGCATGGGAAGATAAAGATTTCTTCTATGATGTTTCCGATCAGAAGACGCGTTTAATGTATGCCACTGTTGATGCCGACCTAACGCCGGACACGTTGCTGCGGGTAGGAGCGCAATATCAAACAATCGATTCAGTAACCAATATGGCAGGAGTGCCGATGGGGAAAGATGGTAGCGATTTACATCTACCTCGTAAAACCTATCTTGATGTGGATTGGGATCGTTTTAAATGGGATACCACCCGTACTTTTGCCGCCATTGAACACCAAATCAACGATGATTGGCAGTATAAGCTCAATACCGAATATCAGCACGTTAATGCAAGGCTTATTTATGCGGGGGCATGGGGAAATATCGACCCTGAAACAGGGGATGGAGCCATGCTAATGGGAGGCGCGTATAAATTCCGCAACGAACAAATCAGCCTGGATACAAGCTTAAATGGCAAGGTTGAAGGTTGGGGGCAAAAACATGATGTGATCATGGGCGTGAATTATTCTCATGCGAGTGAAAAACAGTATAGCGCTGAGTTTGACCCTGCACTGAATGTTCCGGTGAATGTTTATCGTTGGGATCCCCATAGTGTGCCTAAGCCTAAAATAGGCCAATACAGTTCACCCGGAGCAACCAAGACGACCCAAAAAGGCGTATATGGGATGGGCAGAATTAAGGTTGTGGAGCCTGTAACGGTGATTATTGGTGCGCGTGATAGTTGGTGGGAACTGAAATCACCAAGCGCTAAATTCACGGAAAATGGCCGTATCACGCCATACGGTGGTGTGATTTGGGATTTTGCAAAAGATTGGTCTTGGTATAGCAGCTATTCAACCGTGTATCAGCCACAAACGGCGAAAACGTGGAGTGGCAAAATGCTTAAGCCTGTGGAAGGGCAAACGTTGGAAACAGGGATTAAGGCGGGGTTGCTTAATGGCAGCGTAAACTTATCTGGTGCGGTGTATCAAATAGATATTAAAAATAACCCTCAAATAGATCCGGATCATCCAACTGGTGGTTTCGATAACTACTTTATCAGCGGTGGAAAGGTTCGTAGTCAGGGTTTTGAATTAGAAGGTGTTGGCTACATTACCCCATTTTGGGATGTCTCTGTTGGTTATACTTACACCGATACCAAGTATCGTGATGATAGCCAAAATAAAGGGAATGCTTATAACACCTTAACCCCACGTCATATGCTACGGGTTTGGACAAATTATGACCTTCCTTGGGATGAGCGTAAATGGAGCGTTGGTGGTGGTATGCAAGCACAAAGTGCCTATAGCACGACCAACGGCAATGTCACCTTACGCCAAGGGGGCTATGCGCTGTTTAATGCACGTTTAGGTTATCAAATTGATGAAACGTGGACAGCAGCCGTTAATCTAAATAACATATTTGATCGTCGCTACTATTCCGGGTTGTTCTCACCGCAATGGAATAACCGTTATGGCGACCCTCGCAATGTGATGTTGACGGTAAAGGCTGATTTTTAA
- a CDS encoding PepSY-associated TM helix domain-containing protein, with product MTVPLIRRMSNLHRSAGAFLGVFLFVIMLSGTWSLGSDALRLWWNKAPLSGEHLPLSQLLARQPDSTLVQLPQPANPTITFCLGIGQCDNSYSAISGQPLVQNTPAMWLVTLHKSLFMDFPGRIFVSLFGFALAVLLISGFIINRRKLASMMQIPRRRNLRLLIHDLHNGLGLWCYPWLILFAVTGALSGVGALGTVGLASSVNPDHPQLVMQQLMGDFREIASQPPTQGRYQPEQVLTLLEQSYPSFTPQILMRRDNVLIVGGVRAGQPSSANFEQYRFDLHKGQLTGIRDSSEQAFWTRAFISIQPLHYGQYQWLPKLDMVLSVLHFIAGFSGCVLVASGLAMWCWRHSDSPISGVIVGCCGGLLLSTSGLLVVMSLSFSLPMRVFFLFWGAIWVMCMVVKHRRQMLILIASLSALLFFIALACSLWQQPAYLTRINFILLFCGVFLLLALVCVAKLSAPQKSDRSGYERSITE from the coding sequence ATGACGGTACCTCTTATACGCCGGATGTCTAATTTGCATCGTAGTGCGGGGGCATTTTTAGGTGTTTTTTTATTTGTGATCATGTTGAGTGGTACTTGGAGCTTAGGCAGCGACGCCTTGCGTCTTTGGTGGAATAAAGCCCCGCTTTCGGGCGAGCACTTACCATTATCGCAATTATTAGCACGACAGCCTGACTCAACATTAGTGCAGCTACCTCAACCTGCTAATCCGACGATCACGTTTTGCCTTGGAATAGGGCAATGTGATAACAGCTATAGCGCAATATCTGGCCAGCCTTTAGTGCAAAATACACCCGCAATGTGGTTGGTAACTTTGCATAAGAGCCTCTTTATGGATTTCCCCGGACGCATTTTTGTCAGCCTATTTGGTTTTGCACTAGCAGTACTCTTAATCAGTGGCTTTATTATTAACCGACGTAAGCTAGCTTCCATGATGCAGATACCGCGTCGGCGAAATTTACGTTTATTGATCCATGATCTCCATAATGGGTTGGGGTTATGGTGTTACCCATGGCTAATTCTGTTTGCTGTCACGGGAGCATTATCAGGGGTAGGCGCTTTAGGTACCGTTGGGCTGGCAAGCAGTGTCAATCCTGATCATCCTCAATTAGTGATGCAACAATTGATGGGGGATTTTCGAGAGATAGCCAGCCAGCCGCCTACACAAGGCCGCTACCAACCCGAGCAAGTTCTCACATTGCTTGAACAATCCTATCCATCATTCACACCTCAAATATTAATGCGCCGCGATAACGTGTTGATTGTGGGGGGCGTGCGGGCAGGGCAACCCAGTAGTGCGAATTTTGAACAATACCGTTTCGATTTGCATAAAGGGCAGCTAACGGGCATTCGAGACTCTTCTGAGCAGGCATTTTGGACTCGTGCTTTTATCAGTATCCAGCCACTGCATTATGGTCAATATCAATGGCTACCGAAACTCGACATGGTGTTGAGTGTTTTACATTTTATTGCTGGCTTTAGCGGCTGTGTATTGGTCGCAAGTGGGTTGGCAATGTGGTGCTGGCGACACTCAGATTCACCTATTTCAGGGGTAATAGTGGGATGTTGTGGCGGATTGTTGTTGTCAACGAGCGGATTACTTGTCGTGATGTCCTTGTCATTCTCATTGCCAATGCGTGTATTTTTTCTATTTTGGGGCGCCATTTGGGTCATGTGTATGGTGGTTAAGCATAGACGCCAGATGTTGATTCTGATTGCCTCATTATCTGCTTTGCTATTTTTCATCGCGTTAGCTTGTTCCCTATGGCAACAGCCGGCCTACTTGACTCGAATTAATTTCATCTTGCTGTTTTGTGGCGTATTTTTGTTATTAGCACTTGTATGTGTTGCGAAATTGTCCGCACCACAAAAAAGTGATCGGAGTGGATATGAAAGATCTATTACAGAATAA
- a CDS encoding RhtX/FptX family siderophore transporter — protein MKDLLQNKQLVVTLGLLYLAQGIPMGVAMDALPTFLRHDGSELSVLAFLPLVGLPWVIKFLWAPFVDNHWGKTLGRRKSWIIPMQVVVTVSMFSLSVIGFSVENAIACVALLCLSSLASATQDIATDGMAAEQVNSAMLSKINAIQIAGVMAGFFIGGAGLMMMSDSLGQHMSLAILACVPLLSLLFIAVCPLKKTQTSVVAEKASLLNTFKRRGAPRLLLLTLLSAVTAVSGFGLAKLFLNDAGWSLAEIGKMGMAGGMVTLILGCGGGAWLIGKIGVWRAFSFGLLFALLSSLLWMVQSVNGVMMGLVATCIVLGSLSAGITSVAIMTAGMQFASRYHQAGTDMTAVQSTRDIGELASSMMLVGLTAAIGYSGGFMLGAGIAFVALLVTFSHYRYMQRLKTEEAA, from the coding sequence ATGAAAGATCTATTACAGAATAAACAGTTAGTCGTGACCTTAGGGTTATTATATCTTGCACAAGGCATTCCAATGGGCGTTGCAATGGATGCGTTGCCGACATTTTTACGCCATGATGGCAGTGAGCTGAGTGTATTAGCTTTTTTACCCTTAGTTGGACTACCTTGGGTGATTAAATTCCTCTGGGCACCTTTTGTTGATAACCATTGGGGAAAGACATTAGGACGTCGTAAAAGTTGGATCATTCCAATGCAAGTGGTGGTCACTGTGAGCATGTTTTCACTCAGTGTGATTGGGTTTTCTGTGGAAAATGCTATCGCGTGTGTAGCATTACTTTGTCTTTCCTCTTTAGCGAGTGCAACCCAAGATATTGCCACAGATGGAATGGCGGCAGAGCAAGTCAATAGCGCAATGCTATCTAAAATTAATGCGATACAGATAGCGGGGGTGATGGCTGGCTTTTTTATTGGCGGCGCAGGCTTGATGATGATGAGCGACTCTTTAGGCCAACATATGTCATTGGCAATTTTGGCGTGCGTACCATTATTGAGCTTATTGTTTATTGCGGTATGCCCACTGAAAAAAACACAGACAAGCGTTGTCGCTGAAAAAGCAAGTCTGTTAAACACCTTTAAACGGCGTGGTGCTCCTCGATTATTATTATTAACACTGCTATCCGCTGTCACTGCTGTTTCAGGGTTTGGATTGGCTAAACTATTCCTCAATGATGCAGGCTGGTCTTTAGCGGAGATCGGCAAAATGGGGATGGCTGGTGGAATGGTAACCTTGATATTAGGATGCGGCGGTGGCGCATGGCTGATTGGTAAGATAGGTGTTTGGCGGGCCTTTTCATTCGGTTTACTGTTTGCACTGCTATCCTCTTTACTTTGGATGGTGCAATCAGTGAATGGTGTGATGATGGGGTTAGTGGCGACATGTATCGTTCTTGGTTCCTTGTCAGCAGGTATTACCTCTGTTGCTATCATGACCGCAGGCATGCAGTTTGCATCACGTTACCATCAAGCAGGCACAGATATGACCGCAGTGCAAAGCACTCGTGATATTGGTGAATTAGCGAGTTCAATGATGCTCGTGGGGTTGACCGCTGCAATAGGGTATTCAGGCGGCTTTATGTTGGGGGCTGGTATCGCTTTTGTCGCATTGCTGGTTACCTTTTCACATTACCGTTATATGCAACGATTGAAAACAGAAGAAGCCGCTTAA
- a CDS encoding TonB-dependent receptor domain-containing protein: MNKHSMRPVSRLLKLIIGVSPFMASGMMVAYAETQVSTQDITQLGPLKVSAKSQKELDAEFPYLQLGSSSYIDGKTVERFRGNSSADFLRGVSGVHLGDIRNGGALDVNIRGLQGQSRVPIIVDGTQQSIDVYRGYAGVQQRSYLDPDLISQVSIDKGPTLATDGAGAIGGAVRVTTLQPADVIPKGETFGVRLRGGMANNTVSERSGFYTKIKDSDDANQWPNMNSRFGSVAMATDQDRYQLLAAYAYRKQGNYFAGKHGADRYEKAHYSTTGGTGMTTAAVIEAFPAGKEVLDTHSRSESWLLKGMGELTENQKLELIYRRYDASWGEIMPSMIMAPNSKGESTQFVPSKITIDALSAKHNFNPDNDWLNLTSEFWYTRSVSRMYNANIGNVPVFDLSTEQLPDPQNEEYKQGLLSDIRADRYGVNLTNRSTFESRFGEFNLTLGGSFQHEDTGPNSPILKENLQKNRFLRSGVRKEYSLSSSLEYKPVNWLTLQVGGRYTEYNVRDRNSTAYAAKSRTQEYTFARLKKNGEFFQKWPESWYMEWWPDEQGHYTLDSLKNTPYANSTLGDKYDFDDFERDPRPPEQAILKKEVTTEYAYTKPMERHGRDFSPQVGIAFHLDDTSQLYVKYSEAVKNPSIFESTLGNWTSVPAADLKPEKNKVLEIGASTVQHSMLTSDDKMAAKVAWFKSDLHNMITRGYHPNNSSWLIENVDLYKTSGIEYHLSYDQGRFYADVSGNYYLEAKTCDATTASRIRGYAYGDPNTPNCVNGGFGTSLVNLTNPPKYTINTTLGVRLLEERNLDIGVRRIYNSGPTHKLNQNWHTVGMTGTQLIYLSTVTYDAYANYQFNPNADINLTVTNLTNEYYVDPMALSLMPAPGRTFTVDFTYRF, from the coding sequence ATGAATAAACATTCCATGAGGCCTGTTTCTCGGCTTCTTAAATTAATTATTGGTGTTAGTCCGTTTATGGCAAGCGGAATGATGGTTGCTTACGCTGAAACCCAAGTCTCAACTCAAGACATAACGCAATTAGGCCCACTAAAAGTTTCAGCAAAATCACAAAAAGAGTTGGATGCCGAGTTCCCTTATTTACAGCTCGGCTCTTCCTCTTATATCGATGGAAAAACAGTTGAAAGATTTCGAGGGAATTCCTCCGCTGATTTCTTACGTGGCGTCAGTGGGGTGCATCTAGGTGATATTCGTAACGGTGGCGCCCTTGATGTTAATATTCGGGGTCTACAAGGTCAAAGCCGCGTGCCTATTATTGTTGATGGAACACAACAATCAATCGATGTTTATCGAGGCTATGCGGGTGTACAGCAGCGGAGTTATTTAGACCCCGATTTGATTAGTCAAGTTAGCATCGACAAAGGCCCTACGCTTGCCACTGATGGGGCTGGCGCTATTGGTGGAGCAGTGCGTGTAACCACATTACAACCCGCTGACGTGATCCCTAAAGGCGAAACGTTTGGTGTTCGTTTAAGAGGTGGGATGGCAAATAATACCGTTTCAGAACGCTCAGGGTTTTATACAAAAATCAAAGATAGCGACGATGCAAATCAATGGCCGAATATGAACAGTCGATTCGGCAGTGTAGCGATGGCAACTGACCAAGATCGCTACCAACTCCTTGCAGCTTACGCTTATCGTAAACAGGGTAACTACTTTGCTGGTAAGCATGGTGCTGATCGCTACGAAAAAGCACATTATTCGACAACCGGCGGCACAGGAATGACGACAGCCGCAGTGATCGAAGCGTTTCCTGCTGGTAAAGAGGTACTTGATACACATAGCCGAAGTGAGTCTTGGCTGCTCAAAGGGATGGGAGAGCTAACTGAAAATCAAAAACTGGAGCTGATTTATCGCCGTTATGACGCAAGTTGGGGGGAAATTATGCCTTCAATGATTATGGCCCCGAACAGCAAAGGTGAATCAACACAGTTTGTTCCTAGTAAAATAACCATTGATGCTTTATCGGCAAAACACAATTTTAACCCTGATAATGACTGGCTCAACCTCACATCGGAGTTTTGGTATACACGCTCAGTGAGCCGTATGTACAATGCTAACATCGGTAATGTTCCTGTGTTTGATTTATCAACAGAACAGCTACCTGATCCACAAAATGAAGAGTACAAACAAGGCTTATTATCGGATATTCGAGCTGATCGCTATGGCGTTAACTTAACCAATCGCTCTACGTTTGAAAGCCGTTTTGGTGAATTTAATTTAACCCTTGGCGGTTCTTTTCAACATGAAGATACAGGACCTAACTCCCCTATTTTAAAAGAAAACTTGCAGAAAAACCGTTTCTTACGTAGCGGCGTTCGCAAAGAGTACAGTCTTTCCAGTTCGTTGGAATATAAACCCGTAAACTGGCTAACACTTCAAGTTGGTGGTCGCTATACCGAATATAATGTGCGAGATAGAAATAGTACCGCTTACGCGGCAAAATCACGTACTCAAGAATATACGTTTGCCCGCCTGAAAAAGAATGGGGAATTTTTCCAAAAATGGCCCGAAAGTTGGTATATGGAATGGTGGCCTGATGAACAAGGTCATTACACCTTGGACTCATTAAAAAATACACCTTATGCCAATAGTACCCTAGGCGATAAATATGATTTCGATGACTTTGAGCGCGATCCTCGTCCACCAGAGCAAGCTATCTTGAAAAAAGAAGTCACAACCGAATACGCTTATACCAAACCAATGGAACGTCATGGACGCGACTTTAGCCCACAAGTCGGTATTGCATTTCATTTAGATGACACTAGCCAGTTATATGTGAAATATAGCGAGGCCGTTAAAAACCCAAGTATTTTTGAATCAACTCTTGGCAATTGGACTTCTGTTCCTGCGGCTGATTTAAAACCCGAAAAAAATAAAGTTTTGGAGATCGGGGCTTCCACCGTCCAACATTCAATGCTAACAAGTGATGATAAGATGGCTGCGAAAGTTGCTTGGTTTAAAAGTGATTTGCACAATATGATCACGCGTGGTTACCATCCAAATAATTCATCATGGCTTATTGAAAACGTCGACCTGTATAAAACTTCAGGGATCGAATATCACCTCTCTTACGATCAGGGTCGCTTCTATGCGGATGTCTCTGGAAACTACTACTTAGAAGCAAAGACTTGTGACGCCACAACCGCGAGTCGTATTCGTGGTTATGCCTATGGTGACCCAAACACACCTAATTGCGTCAATGGTGGCTTTGGTACTTCATTAGTTAATTTGACTAATCCCCCCAAATACACGATTAACACTACACTTGGCGTAAGATTATTAGAGGAGCGTAACTTAGATATTGGCGTACGCCGTATTTATAATAGTGGACCAACGCATAAATTGAACCAGAATTGGCATACAGTGGGTATGACAGGAACACAATTAATTTATTTGTCGACAGTCACCTACGATGCCTATGCGAACTATCAGTTTAATCCAAATGCAGATATTAATTTAACGGTAACTAACTTAACCAACGAATATTATGTTGATCCAATGGCATTGAGTTTAATGCCTGCTCCTGGACGAACCTTCACGGTAGATTTTACTTATCGATTTTAA
- the hpaC gene encoding 4-hydroxyphenylacetate 3-monooxygenase, reductase component — MSLENEHRLRFRDAMASLGAAVNIVTTDGTAGCCGITATAVCSVTDTPPTLMVCVNRNSAMNAVFQENGRLCVNVLNHEQEEMACHFAGMKGSTMEERFAWSVWDRGILQQPLLKDALANLEGEITQVQDIGTHSVYLVEIKQIIVREEGHGLIYFKRKFHPVMHQVLAVTA, encoded by the coding sequence ATGTCTTTAGAAAATGAACATCGCCTACGTTTCAGAGATGCGATGGCAAGTCTTGGTGCAGCCGTTAACATTGTCACCACGGATGGTACTGCCGGTTGTTGCGGTATTACGGCAACAGCAGTCTGTTCCGTCACGGACACGCCACCCACTTTGATGGTATGCGTTAACCGCAACAGTGCTATGAATGCGGTCTTTCAAGAAAATGGCCGCCTGTGTGTCAACGTGCTTAACCATGAACAAGAAGAAATGGCTTGCCACTTCGCTGGAATGAAAGGCTCGACGATGGAAGAGCGTTTTGCTTGGAGTGTCTGGGATAGAGGTATTTTGCAGCAACCACTCTTGAAAGATGCTCTAGCGAATCTAGAAGGCGAAATTACCCAAGTGCAAGATATTGGTACGCATTCTGTTTACTTGGTTGAGATAAAGCAGATTATTGTAAGAGAAGAAGGTCATGGGTTAATTTACTTCAAGCGTAAATTCCACCCTGTTATGCACCAAGTACTAGCAGTCACTGCATAA